One Owenweeksia hongkongensis DSM 17368 genomic region harbors:
- a CDS encoding ABC transporter ATP-binding protein, whose amino-acid sequence MLRVQNLKKSYNGETVLNIPELNIEAGKSFGLVGNNGAGKTTLYRCLLDLIQPDGGEVLINNIPVATDESWKNFTGSFIDEGFLIDYLTPDEYFTFIAKLHNIDASLLSAFLDGYEDFFKGEVRGRKKYIRDLSKGNQKKVGIVGALIGNPQVLILDEPFANLDPSTQYQLRDQLKKLDAETDITMLISSHDLGHVTEFCQRIVILDHGEIVKDIETNSQTLSELEEFFVKKVRVE is encoded by the coding sequence ATTCTAAGAGTTCAAAACCTTAAAAAATCCTACAACGGAGAGACTGTTCTCAACATTCCGGAGCTGAATATTGAGGCAGGTAAATCGTTTGGTTTGGTGGGAAATAATGGAGCGGGTAAAACCACACTTTATCGCTGCCTTTTAGATTTAATCCAACCGGATGGTGGAGAGGTTTTGATCAACAATATTCCGGTGGCAACCGATGAAAGTTGGAAGAACTTTACGGGTAGTTTTATTGACGAAGGTTTCCTTATCGATTACCTCACCCCTGATGAGTATTTCACGTTTATTGCCAAGCTTCATAATATAGATGCCTCACTGCTAAGTGCATTTTTGGATGGCTATGAAGACTTTTTTAAAGGAGAGGTGCGTGGTCGCAAAAAGTACATTCGCGACTTGAGCAAGGGAAACCAAAAGAAGGTAGGTATTGTGGGTGCCCTTATCGGAAACCCACAAGTTTTGATACTCGATGAGCCCTTTGCCAATTTGGATCCGTCTACCCAATACCAGCTGCGCGACCAGTTGAAAAAGCTGGACGCAGAAACCGACATTACCATGCTTATTTCCAGTCATGATTTAGGGCATGTTACGGAATTTTGCCAGCGTATTGTGATTCTTGATCATGGTGAAATCGTAAAAGACATAGAAACGAATTCGCAAACGCTATCTGAGTTGGAAGAGTTTTTTGTGAAGAAGGTGAGGGTGGAATGA
- a CDS encoding DUF5687 family protein, producing the protein MYATLFRQQFKKALRAKAFSQGWGVKILIGFLVIYFGLSFLALGFLLPEIIKETNPAASLITPIFGQFVLYYVLVDLAMRFFLQDLNVLTVQHYLLQPIKKSKVINYLLGSSIFNFFNLFPLLFIVPFAFRGAMPELGMAGGITWLVTMCLLVMVNHFLAIYIKRVAAVKQMVFIAFAAIVALVFVANAFGWISLNDWSGIVFGNLGSWWFALVVLAVVFGVYMVNFRFLLANSHIDKWKKQDGNVSTQNFDYLESKGAIGTMMANELKLILRNKRTKSILIITALFGAYGLIFYTQPEQYSGMGWLVFVGIFLTGIFMINYGQFMLGWESAYFDGILTRAYPMESFFRAKFWLLVSSSVITYVISLAYIYFTWDALWINTASFIYNIGVNSFVLLFASTYQKKRIDLTKGSPFNYQGTSAVQFLVAIPLLVLPILIFQAFNIFDKPYYGLATMAGAGLLSLAFSKYWFKEISKNFKEKKYRNAAGFREA; encoded by the coding sequence ATGTACGCAACTTTATTTCGGCAGCAGTTCAAAAAAGCCCTACGTGCTAAAGCCTTTTCGCAAGGATGGGGGGTGAAAATTCTTATCGGATTTTTAGTGATTTACTTTGGCCTCTCTTTTTTAGCCTTAGGCTTTTTGTTGCCAGAAATAATAAAGGAAACAAACCCCGCAGCCAGTCTTATCACGCCAATATTTGGGCAATTTGTACTGTATTACGTGCTGGTAGATTTGGCGATGCGCTTCTTCTTGCAAGACCTAAATGTACTTACGGTTCAGCATTATTTGCTTCAGCCAATCAAAAAGAGTAAGGTTATAAATTACCTATTGGGAAGCAGTATATTCAATTTCTTCAATCTTTTTCCATTACTTTTTATTGTGCCTTTTGCCTTTCGGGGGGCGATGCCTGAGCTAGGTATGGCAGGCGGTATTACTTGGCTTGTCACAATGTGTTTGTTGGTAATGGTAAATCACTTTTTAGCCATTTATATCAAAAGAGTTGCGGCAGTAAAACAGATGGTTTTTATCGCTTTTGCGGCAATCGTAGCCTTGGTTTTTGTGGCCAATGCTTTCGGGTGGATTTCCTTAAACGACTGGTCAGGCATTGTGTTTGGCAATTTGGGGTCTTGGTGGTTTGCATTGGTGGTCTTGGCTGTTGTGTTTGGTGTTTATATGGTAAACTTTCGTTTTCTTTTGGCCAATAGCCACATTGATAAATGGAAAAAACAGGACGGAAACGTATCCACTCAAAATTTTGATTATTTGGAATCAAAAGGTGCAATTGGTACAATGATGGCCAATGAGCTAAAGCTGATTTTACGAAATAAGCGCACCAAGAGCATTTTGATTATAACTGCACTTTTTGGTGCTTATGGGTTAATATTTTATACACAACCTGAGCAGTATTCTGGCATGGGGTGGCTAGTGTTTGTGGGTATTTTTTTAACAGGCATTTTTATGATTAACTATGGCCAGTTTATGTTAGGTTGGGAAAGCGCTTATTTCGATGGAATCCTTACGCGAGCCTATCCCATGGAATCTTTCTTTAGGGCTAAGTTCTGGCTATTGGTTTCCAGTAGCGTTATTACCTACGTAATTTCTCTGGCCTACATTTATTTTACTTGGGATGCTTTGTGGATTAATACGGCTAGCTTTATTTACAATATTGGAGTCAATAGTTTTGTTCTGCTTTTTGCCAGTACCTATCAAAAGAAAAGAATAGACCTGACCAAAGGCTCGCCTTTTAATTATCAAGGTACAAGTGCTGTTCAGTTTTTGGTGGCTATTCCACTTTTGGTGCTGCCCATCCTTATTTTTCAGGCGTTCAATATTTTTGATAAACCTTATTATGGACTGGCCACAATGGCAGGAGCTGGCCTATTGAGCTTAGCTTTCAGCAAATATTGGTTTAAAGAAATCAGCAAGAATTTTAAAGAAAAGAAGTATCGAAACGCAGCAGGGTTTAGAGAAGCTTAA
- a CDS encoding LamG-like jellyroll fold domain-containing protein translates to MNKLNYPHHLSCFLFFSLFFSFTTFSQSSNSLSFDGSNDIVTVPNASAHIANSTSGISLSCWVYATNPSPNYPNFDGIAGFRNDASCDFYLLHLSATTVEARFRNSSGTDYTPVITGFQINTWQHLVMTYDGSTIKTYLNGVANASMPASGSISLSSESLHIGYLPFSPTNFQLGGKLDEIGLWNKALTQSEISCMYTNGHDNSSPNLKLFYKCDQGSPGGSNTTITKLIDDKGNIDGNLSGFSMSGSSSNFVQGKVLGSTVSATICKGDSVQFGNDYYKNAGIYSATFPTSGSCDSIVQLTLNIDSLDTDVIWSNPTTLFAKLGGANYQWMNCDDKQIIPGAVLQTYSPTQGGNYAVILTKNGCTDTSACEFTDIGLTENNLSQLSVFPNPTKGRFTFSQGMDTEAGTLFVINPAGKIVTQIEVENQAETVIDLNLPTGVYTLNFRRNDGKTGSSNLVVTP, encoded by the coding sequence ATGAATAAACTAAACTATCCCCATCACCTTTCATGCTTCTTATTTTTCTCCCTATTTTTTTCCTTTACCACCTTTAGTCAAAGCTCCAATAGCCTCTCTTTTGATGGCTCAAATGATATAGTTACAGTACCTAATGCTTCCGCTCATATAGCCAACTCTACCTCTGGAATTAGCCTTAGCTGCTGGGTGTACGCAACCAATCCATCTCCAAACTATCCAAATTTTGACGGAATAGCTGGATTCAGAAATGATGCTTCTTGCGACTTCTACCTCCTCCACCTCTCTGCAACCACAGTAGAGGCTAGGTTTAGAAATAGCTCAGGAACGGACTACACCCCTGTGATTACCGGTTTTCAGATAAACACATGGCAACATTTGGTAATGACCTATGATGGCAGCACCATAAAAACTTACCTAAACGGAGTGGCAAATGCTTCTATGCCCGCGAGTGGCTCTATCTCGTTGTCAAGCGAATCTCTGCATATTGGATATCTACCCTTTTCTCCTACCAACTTCCAGTTGGGAGGAAAGCTAGACGAAATAGGCCTTTGGAACAAAGCCTTAACACAATCTGAAATTAGTTGCATGTACACTAATGGTCATGATAACTCAAGCCCCAATCTTAAACTCTTCTACAAATGTGACCAAGGCAGCCCTGGAGGAAGCAATACAACAATCACAAAACTCATTGACGACAAAGGAAATATAGATGGCAACTTGAGTGGATTTAGCATGAGCGGATCAAGCTCCAATTTTGTTCAAGGAAAAGTATTGGGAAGCACGGTTTCAGCTACTATTTGCAAAGGTGACAGCGTTCAGTTTGGCAATGATTATTACAAAAATGCAGGTATTTACTCTGCTACTTTTCCAACTTCTGGATCGTGTGACTCAATTGTGCAACTAACCCTAAACATCGACTCGCTGGATACCGATGTTATTTGGTCAAACCCAACTACCTTGTTCGCCAAACTAGGTGGTGCGAATTACCAATGGATGAATTGTGATGATAAACAAATCATTCCAGGCGCGGTTCTTCAAACCTATTCGCCCACCCAAGGAGGCAACTATGCCGTGATACTCACCAAAAATGGTTGCACCGATACGTCAGCTTGTGAGTTTACTGATATAGGACTTACTGAAAATAACCTTTCGCAGCTTAGCGTTTTTCCAAACCCCACAAAAGGAAGATTCACCTTTTCTCAAGGAATGGATACCGAAGCAGGAACCTTATTTGTGATAAACCCAGCGGGTAAAATAGTCACGCAGATTGAAGTAGAAAATCAAGCCGAAACCGTAATTGACCTCAATCTACCAACGGGAGTTTATACTCTAAACTTTAGGAGAAACGATGGAAAAACAGGCTCTTCCAATCTTGTGGTGACGCCTTAG
- a CDS encoding 3-hydroxyacyl-CoA dehydrogenase NAD-binding domain-containing protein yields MKIAIIGAGAMGAGIAQVAAQKGHEVYLTDKFEAALDKAKAGHEKILARLVEKGRLAEGEDKEIVGRISYTSNMADLKDAGLVIEAVIENIEIKKAIFQELEGIVAEDAILASNTSSLSIASIGSSVKKADRVIGIHFFNPAPLMPLVEIIPAVSTSVETTKKAREIIDLWGKVTVLAKDTPGFIVNRVARPFYGEAVRIYEEGFADPATIDWAMTELGGFRMGPFTLMDFIGHDVNYAVTESVFEAFYYDQRYRPNFSQKRLVEAGWLGRKTGRGFYDYSEGAEKPEPSTNQEMGENILWRILVMLINEAADALYLNIASREDIDLAMTKGVNYPKGLLKWADEKGIQHCVDTLDRMQTEYGEDRYRCSPLLRKMAREGQTFF; encoded by the coding sequence ATGAAAATAGCAATAATAGGAGCTGGCGCCATGGGTGCCGGAATAGCGCAAGTAGCTGCGCAAAAAGGTCACGAAGTTTATCTAACCGATAAGTTTGAGGCAGCACTAGATAAAGCCAAGGCTGGACATGAAAAGATATTGGCTCGCTTGGTAGAGAAAGGTCGACTAGCTGAAGGTGAGGACAAGGAGATTGTTGGGCGCATCAGCTATACGTCAAATATGGCCGATTTGAAAGATGCCGGTTTGGTCATTGAAGCGGTAATTGAAAACATTGAAATTAAGAAAGCCATTTTTCAGGAGTTGGAAGGCATTGTTGCTGAGGATGCAATTTTGGCGTCCAATACTTCGTCACTTTCTATTGCCAGCATTGGTTCTTCTGTAAAAAAGGCGGATCGAGTAATCGGAATTCACTTCTTTAATCCGGCACCTTTGATGCCATTGGTAGAGATTATTCCTGCGGTGTCCACTTCTGTGGAAACAACAAAAAAGGCAAGAGAAATAATTGACCTCTGGGGAAAAGTAACCGTTTTGGCAAAAGACACGCCTGGCTTTATCGTAAACCGTGTCGCTCGTCCATTTTATGGTGAGGCCGTGCGTATTTATGAAGAAGGATTTGCAGATCCGGCAACTATCGATTGGGCCATGACCGAGTTAGGAGGTTTTCGTATGGGACCATTTACACTTATGGATTTTATTGGTCATGATGTGAATTATGCCGTTACCGAAAGTGTGTTTGAGGCGTTTTATTACGATCAGCGCTACCGACCAAATTTCTCACAGAAGCGGTTGGTAGAAGCAGGTTGGCTTGGACGAAAAACTGGTCGTGGTTTTTATGATTATAGCGAAGGTGCCGAAAAGCCAGAACCAAGCACTAATCAGGAAATGGGAGAAAACATCCTTTGGAGAATTTTGGTGATGCTTATTAACGAAGCTGCAGATGCTTTGTATTTAAATATTGCCAGCCGCGAAGACATTGATTTGGCCATGACCAAAGGTGTGAATTACCCAAAAGGACTTTTGAAATGGGCCGATGAAAAAGGTATCCAACATTGTGTGGATACTTTGGATAGAATGCAAACTGAGTATGGGGAAGATCGCTACCGTTGCAGTCCATTGCTGAGAAAAATGGCAAGAGAAGGACAGACTTTCTTTTAG
- a CDS encoding four helix bundle protein, which translates to MQSFRDLNCWKEARVFRNLMFELSKSFPVEENYRLVDQLVRSSRGITAAIAEGHGRYHYQENIRYCRVARGSLEETLDHLITALDCRYIAQEQLENYEKHYNTILALLNGYISYLKKRKEN; encoded by the coding sequence ATGCAAAGCTTTAGAGATTTGAACTGCTGGAAGGAGGCGAGAGTATTTCGCAATCTGATGTTTGAGTTATCCAAGTCATTTCCTGTTGAAGAAAATTATAGGTTAGTTGATCAACTTGTACGGAGTTCACGAGGTATTACAGCTGCTATAGCTGAAGGACATGGAAGGTATCACTATCAAGAAAACATTCGGTATTGTAGGGTTGCCAGAGGATCTTTGGAAGAAACTTTAGACCATTTAATCACTGCTTTGGATTGTAGGTACATTGCCCAAGAACAGCTGGAAAATTATGAGAAGCATTATAATACCATTCTTGCTTTGCTAAATGGCTATATCTCCTATCTCAAAAAACGAAAAGAAAATTGA
- a CDS encoding enoyl-CoA hydratase-related protein, with translation MSDFIQVEKIDKVLKINLNRPDKYNSFVREMALALQDELKKASADPSNRCIYLTGNGKAFCAGQDLAEATDPNGPELTKIVTEHYNPIVGAIRNIDLPVVAAVNGVAAGAGANIALAADVCVATESASFIQAFSKIGLIPDSGGTFTLPRLIGMQKASALMMIGDKVSAMDAERMGMIYKVFSDETFAEESMKIAQTLSNMPTKALAATKKLLNASSLNNLEDQLALEDKYQTECGQSYDYAEGTKAFLEKRRPEFKGE, from the coding sequence ATGTCAGATTTTATACAAGTAGAAAAGATTGATAAAGTCTTAAAAATAAACCTCAATCGTCCGGATAAGTATAACAGCTTTGTGCGTGAAATGGCTTTGGCTCTTCAAGATGAACTGAAGAAAGCCTCAGCTGATCCCAGCAATCGCTGCATTTACCTTACGGGAAATGGCAAGGCATTTTGTGCGGGGCAAGATTTAGCAGAAGCTACCGATCCCAATGGCCCTGAGTTGACCAAAATCGTAACGGAACATTATAATCCAATTGTAGGAGCAATCAGAAACATTGACCTGCCCGTGGTAGCAGCTGTAAACGGTGTGGCAGCAGGTGCTGGAGCCAATATCGCTTTGGCAGCAGATGTGTGCGTAGCAACAGAGTCTGCAAGCTTTATTCAGGCATTTTCAAAAATCGGATTGATACCTGATAGCGGTGGTACCTTTACTTTGCCGAGATTGATAGGAATGCAAAAAGCTTCTGCATTAATGATGATAGGCGACAAAGTTTCGGCTATGGATGCCGAGCGCATGGGTATGATTTACAAAGTTTTTAGCGATGAAACCTTTGCGGAAGAGTCGATGAAAATTGCTCAAACACTGAGCAACATGCCAACCAAAGCTTTGGCGGCAACTAAGAAATTACTCAATGCTTCTTCGCTTAATAATCTGGAAGACCAATTGGCACTGGAGGATAAGTACCAAACGGAGTGTGGACAGAGCTATGATTATGCTGAGGGAACGAAAGCATTTTTAGAAAAGAGAAGACCGGAGTTTAAGGGGGAGTAG
- a CDS encoding TlpA family protein disulfide reductase translates to MRTIIIAIFCLFGTFAFSQSETVRVKTEMKAGKDGYPGGWGFAYFKQPKTNSWAISNTKLTGIPKDWNEYYRKDILFQRNQFIFQNYKEGNITDSTFTDLFQKMGLDTAGNKYSSEPIACFSTLIYRQKNNGKVEYMVDTDADGDFSDEESYKPLKGAVVKRLESTIKKVPYMQYELFVNNRIVRDSVPFMTFSNESEKHGKYLAYTFPIYSEGIFGDETFVVTPSKVDFSTFTVSTKTQLNNEIKTHEWEKAKRGDRVNYFGDWYEISHFDRANMELVLDKVDLEKDSISPTVGFYAPDFEFEVMDTGKEMKLSDLQAKYVLLDFWGTWCSPCVKGIPDLVKLHEELKEEPFEIISIAVKSKREAFDELIEEHGMDWLHAWEENGSGGMVQLYNVDAFPSFILIAPDGKIVSKANYTDKIKDFVIQTDPSALE, encoded by the coding sequence ATGAGAACTATCATCATTGCAATCTTTTGCTTATTTGGAACCTTCGCTTTTTCGCAATCAGAAACGGTTAGGGTAAAAACCGAGATGAAAGCTGGGAAAGATGGCTACCCGGGTGGTTGGGGCTTCGCCTATTTTAAACAGCCTAAAACGAACTCTTGGGCAATATCAAACACTAAGCTAACGGGAATTCCAAAAGATTGGAATGAATACTATAGGAAAGATATTCTGTTCCAAAGAAACCAATTCATATTTCAGAATTATAAGGAAGGGAATATTACAGATTCTACATTTACGGATCTCTTTCAAAAAATGGGTCTTGATACCGCAGGCAACAAGTATTCTTCAGAACCAATTGCTTGTTTTAGTACACTAATCTACCGGCAGAAAAATAATGGGAAAGTAGAATATATGGTGGATACGGATGCCGATGGTGACTTTTCGGATGAAGAATCTTATAAGCCATTAAAGGGCGCGGTAGTCAAGCGTCTGGAATCTACTATTAAGAAAGTTCCTTATATGCAGTATGAATTATTCGTAAATAATAGGATAGTGAGAGATAGCGTTCCTTTTATGACCTTCTCGAATGAATCAGAAAAACACGGAAAATACCTTGCTTACACGTTCCCAATATATTCTGAAGGTATTTTTGGGGATGAAACCTTTGTTGTAACACCATCTAAGGTTGACTTTAGTACGTTTACGGTAAGCACAAAAACTCAATTGAACAATGAGATCAAGACCCACGAATGGGAAAAAGCCAAACGGGGCGATAGGGTAAATTACTTTGGAGATTGGTATGAAATAAGTCATTTTGATAGGGCCAACATGGAGCTTGTTTTGGATAAGGTAGATCTTGAAAAGGATAGCATCAGTCCTACTGTTGGGTTTTATGCCCCGGATTTCGAATTTGAAGTAATGGATACAGGGAAAGAAATGAAGCTCAGCGACCTTCAAGCTAAGTATGTGTTACTTGATTTTTGGGGCACATGGTGCAGTCCGTGTGTTAAAGGAATTCCAGACTTAGTAAAACTGCATGAAGAACTAAAGGAGGAACCTTTTGAAATAATTTCCATTGCGGTGAAATCAAAGCGCGAAGCTTTTGATGAGTTAATCGAGGAGCATGGAATGGATTGGCTGCATGCATGGGAGGAAAATGGTAGTGGAGGAATGGTACAGCTTTACAATGTTGATGCTTTTCCCTCTTTTATTTTGATAGCCCCTGACGGGAAAATTGTAAGTAAGGCCAACTATACTGATAAAATTAAGGATTTCGTAATACAAACAGACCCTTCAGCTTTGGAGTAA
- the paaD gene encoding 1,2-phenylacetyl-CoA epoxidase subunit PaaD, which produces MVLSENQIWQWLEDVSDPEIPVLSVVDLGVVRHVDINHDHPIVTITPTYSGCPAMNEIEENIRKKLKEEGLETIEVKTILSPAWTTDWMTENGKKKLQEFGIAPPEGSSADKSVLFGKAKQVTCPKCKSTNTSMISQFGSTACKSLYKCEDCKEPFDYFKCI; this is translated from the coding sequence ATGGTGTTAAGCGAAAATCAAATATGGCAATGGCTAGAGGATGTTTCCGATCCTGAAATTCCAGTACTCTCTGTAGTGGATTTGGGTGTGGTGCGGCATGTAGATATTAATCATGACCATCCCATTGTAACCATCACTCCTACTTATAGTGGATGCCCGGCTATGAATGAAATCGAAGAGAATATTCGCAAAAAGCTAAAGGAAGAAGGCCTAGAGACAATCGAAGTAAAAACTATTCTTTCCCCTGCATGGACTACCGATTGGATGACCGAAAATGGCAAGAAAAAACTTCAGGAATTTGGCATTGCCCCACCCGAAGGAAGCTCTGCCGATAAGTCTGTTTTATTTGGAAAAGCCAAGCAAGTGACTTGCCCCAAGTGTAAATCCACCAACACCTCCATGATAAGCCAATTTGGCTCCACAGCCTGTAAATCCCTGTATAAGTGTGAGGACTGTAAAGAGCCATTTGATTATTTTAAATGTATTTAG
- a CDS encoding leucine-rich repeat domain-containing protein, which produces MEAYTARNFRKFKEWFQKLATKTKLAVCIYNMKSLFSWILIGSIALLAGCKMKTYNSLDSAYRDAENTEKLVLYRKKIGVLPPDIARLANLKELRVFKCNLYSIPPEIGMLDSLEELVLSNNHLDSLPPEIGNLKKLKRLSLHHNNLKTLPKEIGQLESLESLNLAYNNLTELPQEIMLLKNLKYLYLSFNDLKKFPLGVEYLEKLEILDLERNDLEEIPAELAGCQKLLVLNVAYCGTATDVPDELCKSLSLEELVVGRNTVVPVCFAAPSYRRLQIILRP; this is translated from the coding sequence TTGGAGGCTTATACAGCTCGCAATTTCCGTAAGTTTAAAGAATGGTTTCAAAAGCTTGCAACTAAAACTAAATTGGCGGTCTGTATATATAATATGAAGTCACTTTTCTCTTGGATATTAATAGGTTCTATAGCTCTCCTTGCTGGCTGTAAAATGAAGACATATAACAGTCTTGACTCAGCATACCGTGATGCAGAGAATACAGAGAAACTGGTGCTCTACCGAAAGAAGATTGGCGTTCTACCTCCAGATATTGCACGCTTGGCCAATTTGAAAGAACTGCGAGTTTTTAAGTGTAATCTGTACAGTATTCCCCCCGAAATAGGCATGCTGGACTCACTTGAAGAACTGGTGTTGAGCAATAATCACTTGGACTCATTGCCTCCTGAAATAGGGAATCTTAAAAAATTAAAAAGGCTTTCCCTTCATCACAATAATCTGAAAACCTTGCCAAAGGAAATTGGACAATTGGAGAGCCTGGAGTCGTTAAATCTGGCCTATAATAACTTGACAGAGTTGCCACAAGAAATAATGCTGCTCAAAAATTTAAAGTATCTCTACTTAAGTTTTAATGATTTGAAGAAATTCCCTTTAGGGGTTGAATATTTAGAAAAACTAGAAATTCTGGATTTAGAGCGTAATGATTTAGAAGAAATCCCGGCTGAGCTGGCTGGGTGCCAAAAATTGCTGGTGCTCAATGTAGCTTATTGTGGCACTGCCACAGATGTTCCCGATGAGTTGTGCAAGTCACTTTCTTTGGAAGAATTAGTTGTAGGTAGAAACACAGTGGTGCCGGTATGTTTTGCTGCTCCTTCTTATAGGCGATTACAAATAATATTGCGCCCTTAA
- the paaC gene encoding 1,2-phenylacetyl-CoA epoxidase subunit PaaC, translating to MQNELLQYTLRLGDNALILGQRLAEWCGHGPILEQDIALSNIALDQLGQARMLMQYAAELKGSESTEDKMAFFRDVTEYNNLLLLELENGDWGKTIARQFLFDTYNYFLYTELLNSKDDHIRAVAQKAIKEITYHAQWSAEWVIRLGDGTEESHERIQNAINDLWEWSGEMFTMDAIDEAMLKAGIGADLNKIKADWHEKVSMILDMATLEKPEADWFQSGGKQGEHTEYLGFLLAEMQHLPRMYPEASW from the coding sequence TTGCAAAACGAATTATTACAATATACACTGCGCCTTGGAGACAACGCTTTGATACTTGGTCAACGATTAGCTGAGTGGTGTGGTCATGGTCCTATTTTAGAGCAGGATATCGCTCTTTCAAACATTGCTTTGGATCAGCTAGGTCAAGCCCGAATGCTAATGCAGTATGCGGCTGAACTAAAAGGAAGCGAGTCTACTGAAGATAAAATGGCATTCTTTAGAGATGTGACAGAGTATAACAACTTATTGTTGCTGGAACTAGAGAATGGCGATTGGGGGAAAACAATAGCCCGCCAGTTTCTTTTTGATACCTACAATTACTTTTTGTACACCGAATTACTAAACAGCAAGGATGATCACATTCGCGCTGTAGCGCAAAAGGCGATTAAAGAAATCACATACCATGCCCAATGGAGTGCTGAGTGGGTGATTCGCTTAGGTGATGGAACAGAAGAAAGTCATGAGCGTATCCAAAATGCCATCAATGACCTTTGGGAATGGTCAGGCGAAATGTTTACCATGGACGCCATAGACGAAGCGATGCTAAAAGCCGGAATTGGTGCAGATTTAAATAAAATTAAAGCTGACTGGCACGAAAAAGTAAGCATGATATTGGACATGGCTACTTTAGAAAAGCCAGAAGCTGACTGGTTTCAGAGTGGAGGCAAGCAAGGAGAGCATACCGAATACCTCGGGTTTTTGCTAGCCGAAATGCAGCACTTGCCAAGAATGTACCCAGAGGCAAGTTGGTAA
- the paaB gene encoding 1,2-phenylacetyl-CoA epoxidase subunit PaaB: MSNKDNWKIWEVFIRSRNGLSHKHVGSLHAPDAEMAIKNARDVYTRRSEGISIWVVPSESITASSPDESEPLFTPADDKVYRHPTFYDIPDEVGHM, encoded by the coding sequence ATGAGCAATAAAGACAATTGGAAAATTTGGGAAGTGTTTATCCGCTCCCGCAATGGTTTGAGTCATAAACATGTAGGAAGCCTTCATGCTCCTGATGCCGAAATGGCGATAAAAAATGCCCGCGATGTTTACACTCGCAGAAGTGAGGGTATCAGCATTTGGGTGGTTCCTTCAGAATCAATCACTGCCAGCAGCCCGGATGAGAGCGAGCCATTGTTTACTCCAGCAGATGACAAGGTATATCGTCACCCTACATTTTACGATATCCCGGACGAAGTGGGACACATGTAG
- a CDS encoding type II toxin-antitoxin system RelE/ParE family toxin produces the protein MEGYREIYWESLAQAKLNKVLLYLLENWEGKHATQFFDKLNGIVKKLARNPEIGTRIGPTQGSYSFPYSYYRVVYHFDKEKLIVTNFIDMRSSEELK, from the coding sequence TTGGAAGGATATAGGGAAATATACTGGGAAAGCTTAGCTCAAGCAAAGCTGAACAAGGTTCTTTTATATCTTCTGGAAAATTGGGAAGGAAAGCATGCAACACAATTTTTTGACAAGCTAAATGGAATAGTAAAGAAGCTGGCAAGAAACCCTGAAATTGGAACAAGGATTGGACCTACTCAAGGTAGTTACAGCTTTCCATATAGTTATTATAGGGTGGTTTATCATTTTGACAAAGAGAAGTTGATTGTTACCAATTTCATAGATATGCGCTCCAGCGAAGAGTTGAAATAA